The following are encoded together in the Flavobacterium sp. TR2 genome:
- a CDS encoding peptidase M61, protein MKKILYTLALAVTLWSCKTGSTGAAKSNIVEVNINLTDVKDDKVLVTVTPPAIKTDEIVYSIPKTVPGTYSTDNYGKYSEDFKAFDAKGNPLTVKRLGDNSWSISNAKALKKITYLVNDTFDTEKGTGFGNDDVFSPAGTNIDAGKNFMVNTHGFVGYFQDKLDIPYKVTITHPETLWGATSMTDQDASNTSDVFTTSRYAILVENPIMYSKPDYTTFNVNGMDILIAVYSPTGKYTAESITPEMKTMMTAQKNFLGKVNSTKKYTVLLYLSSMAKDDAHGFGALEHPTATTVVLPESMPKEKLVESMKDVVSHEFFHIVTPLTIHSKEIQFFDYNTPKMSEHLWMYEGVTEYFANLFQINQGLINEAEFYTRIADKIQQSKQLDDTMSFTVMSKNVLEQPYKDQYLNVYQKGALIGMCIDIIIREKSNGERGILDLMHKLSDEYGVEKPFNDDELFAKITSLTYPEVGEFLNKYVAGTTPIPYDFYLAKVGVTKAMEKKTGNPFIKGQTPYITVDKATKEIAVRPDSESVEFYKNLNLKAGDKILAVNNKSYNLDNIYDLVTESENWKDNDPITLKVKRGGKEETIKGTVKLPFEEAETFKATDASKEKLKNAWLKG, encoded by the coding sequence ATGAAAAAAATACTTTACACCTTAGCTCTAGCGGTTACTTTATGGAGCTGTAAAACAGGTAGCACTGGAGCCGCAAAAAGCAATATAGTTGAAGTGAATATCAATTTAACCGATGTTAAAGACGATAAAGTCTTAGTAACTGTGACACCGCCAGCTATAAAAACAGATGAAATTGTTTATAGCATTCCGAAAACTGTTCCAGGAACTTACTCAACAGACAATTACGGAAAATATTCTGAAGATTTCAAAGCATTTGATGCTAAAGGAAACCCGTTAACAGTAAAGAGATTAGGCGACAATTCTTGGTCTATCTCAAACGCAAAAGCATTAAAAAAAATCACTTATTTGGTAAACGACACTTTCGATACTGAAAAAGGAACTGGATTTGGAAATGATGATGTTTTCTCACCAGCAGGAACAAACATCGATGCAGGCAAAAATTTCATGGTAAATACTCATGGATTTGTGGGGTATTTTCAAGACAAATTAGATATTCCGTACAAAGTTACCATTACGCATCCTGAAACACTTTGGGGAGCAACTTCTATGACAGATCAAGATGCAAGCAATACTTCTGATGTGTTTACCACTTCTCGCTACGCTATTTTGGTAGAAAATCCAATTATGTATTCTAAACCAGATTACACTACTTTTAATGTAAACGGAATGGATATTTTAATTGCCGTTTACTCTCCTACTGGAAAATATACTGCAGAAAGCATTACTCCAGAGATGAAAACGATGATGACGGCACAGAAAAACTTTTTAGGAAAAGTAAATTCTACTAAAAAATATACTGTGCTATTGTACTTGTCATCTATGGCAAAAGACGATGCTCATGGATTTGGAGCTTTAGAACACCCAACGGCTACAACTGTGGTTTTGCCAGAATCTATGCCAAAAGAAAAATTGGTAGAATCTATGAAAGATGTTGTTTCTCATGAATTCTTCCATATTGTAACTCCATTGACTATTCACTCAAAAGAAATTCAGTTTTTTGATTACAATACACCGAAAATGTCTGAGCATTTATGGATGTATGAAGGTGTAACAGAATATTTTGCTAATCTTTTCCAAATCAATCAAGGTTTGATTAACGAAGCTGAATTCTACACTCGTATTGCCGATAAAATTCAGCAATCTAAGCAGTTAGACGATACAATGTCATTTACTGTAATGAGCAAAAATGTATTAGAACAGCCTTATAAAGACCAATACTTAAACGTATACCAAAAAGGAGCTTTAATCGGAATGTGCATAGACATTATCATTAGAGAAAAAAGCAATGGCGAAAGAGGCATTTTGGATTTAATGCATAAATTATCTGATGAATACGGAGTTGAAAAACCATTCAATGATGATGAATTATTTGCTAAAATCACTTCATTAACTTATCCAGAAGTTGGAGAATTTTTAAACAAATATGTGGCTGGAACTACTCCAATTCCTTACGATTTCTACTTGGCCAAAGTTGGTGTTACAAAAGCAATGGAGAAAAAAACAGGAAATCCGTTCATCAAAGGACAAACTCCATACATTACAGTTGATAAAGCAACCAAAGAAATTGCTGTTCGTCCAGATTCAGAATCAGTTGAATTCTACAAAAATCTGAATTTAAAAGCCGGCGATAAAATCTTAGCCGTAAACAATAAATCATACAATTTGGATAACATTTATGATTTGGTTACTGAGAGTGAAAACTGGAAAGATAATGATCCAATCACGTTGAAAGTAAAACGCGGCGGAAAAGAAGAAACTATTAAAGGAACCGTAAAATTACCATTCGAAGAAGCTGAAACTTTTAAAGCAACAGATGCTTCAAAAGAGAAACTTAAAAACGCATGGCTAAAAGGATAA
- a CDS encoding DoxX family membrane protein — translation MILPWHLYLMACLYILAGINHFRSPGMYVKIIPPAFKNPKLINILSGAAEIILGIFLILPFSSHFAAWGIIMLLIAVFPANLYMFQNKKAGFGLPRWILFVRLPLQFVLIYWAYQYTF, via the coding sequence ATGATTTTACCTTGGCATTTATATTTAATGGCTTGCTTATATATTCTTGCTGGAATAAATCATTTTAGAAGTCCTGGAATGTATGTAAAAATCATTCCTCCCGCATTTAAAAACCCCAAATTAATAAATATTTTAAGTGGTGCCGCCGAAATCATTTTAGGCATCTTTCTAATCCTGCCTTTTTCGTCACATTTTGCTGCCTGGGGAATTATAATGCTATTAATTGCTGTTTTTCCTGCCAATTTGTATATGTTTCAAAATAAAAAAGCAGGTTTTGGTTTACCAAGATGGATTTTATTTGTACGTTTGCCCTTACAATTTGTTTTAATTTATTGGGCATACCAATATACATTCTAA
- a CDS encoding peptidylprolyl isomerase, which translates to MKFKFLFLFCLAIVNIQAQTKKPAAKPAAKPASKTAVAANPNEGIFATISTTKGDIVVSLEYVKAPVTVANFITLAEGKNPYVKVERLKGKPFYDGLKFHRVINDFMIQGGDPQGTGAGDPGYSFKDEFVGELKFEKGGVLAMANSGPATNGSQFFITHKETPWLNGKHTIFGHVVSGMDNVNKIVQDDIMNKITITRKGAAAKKFDAVKIFSDEMKKGELQKEEAKKIVAAKAAYFKDMKAKATATASGLKYVITQKGNGVKGAEGSTIYFHYAGYFEDGILFDSSMAQVAKAYGKYDANRDAQGGYKAFPFTVGKKDGMIPGFLEALDMMTDGEKAIFFLPSNLAYGEKGAGGVIPPNATLIFEIETYQNQPK; encoded by the coding sequence ATGAAATTTAAATTTCTGTTTTTATTTTGCTTAGCAATAGTAAACATTCAGGCTCAAACTAAAAAACCTGCTGCAAAACCAGCAGCAAAGCCTGCAAGTAAAACTGCTGTAGCGGCCAATCCTAACGAAGGGATTTTTGCTACCATCTCTACTACAAAGGGAGATATTGTAGTTTCTTTAGAATATGTAAAAGCGCCCGTGACGGTTGCTAACTTCATCACTTTGGCAGAGGGCAAAAATCCTTATGTAAAAGTAGAGCGTTTAAAAGGAAAGCCATTTTATGATGGCCTAAAATTTCATAGAGTAATAAATGATTTTATGATTCAAGGTGGCGATCCGCAAGGAACTGGCGCTGGAGACCCTGGTTACTCTTTTAAAGATGAATTTGTTGGAGAATTAAAATTTGAAAAAGGCGGCGTTTTAGCTATGGCAAATTCTGGACCCGCAACAAATGGAAGCCAGTTTTTCATCACACACAAAGAAACTCCTTGGCTAAACGGAAAACATACGATATTCGGTCATGTAGTTTCGGGTATGGACAATGTAAATAAAATTGTTCAGGATGATATCATGAATAAAATTACCATTACACGCAAAGGAGCAGCTGCCAAGAAATTTGATGCAGTCAAAATTTTTAGCGATGAAATGAAAAAAGGAGAACTGCAAAAAGAAGAAGCTAAAAAAATTGTGGCTGCAAAAGCGGCTTATTTCAAAGACATGAAAGCTAAAGCTACTGCAACTGCTTCTGGATTGAAATATGTAATCACTCAAAAAGGCAATGGCGTTAAAGGCGCTGAAGGATCTACAATCTACTTTCACTATGCAGGATATTTTGAAGACGGCATCTTATTTGACAGCAGCATGGCTCAGGTGGCAAAAGCATACGGAAAATATGATGCTAACAGAGATGCCCAAGGCGGTTACAAAGCTTTTCCTTTTACAGTTGGCAAAAAAGACGGTATGATTCCAGGCTTTCTTGAAGCGCTTGATATGATGACAGACGGAGAAAAAGCAATTTTCTTCCTGCCTTCAAATTTAGCTTATGGTGAAAAAGGTGCTGGCGGAGTAATACCTCCAAATGCAACTTTAATTTTTGAAATTGAAACCTATCAAAATCAGCCTAAGTAA
- a CDS encoding peptidylprolyl isomerase, producing the protein MKKSILLLLIAVSSFYSCKDDHSNLPDGLYADIETNKGHIIVELDYKKAPITVANFVTLAEGKNEFVTHENLKKKPFFDGLKFHRVIESFMIQTGDPLGTGSGDTGYKFKDEFSDLKFDKAGVLAMANNGPGTNSSQFFITHVETPWLNNLHTIFGHVVSAKDQEVVNKVVQGDNIVSVTIIRNGEAAKKFDAVKVFHDYFADIAKEQSKYAGVQKEKVDSYAALKAKATKTASGLEYAITEKGNGKKPAAGSQIYISYAGFLENGTLFDTSIAEVAKQFGKYDPAREAQGGYQPIQFQAGKKDGLIPGFIEGVEQLSYGDKAVLFIPSHLAYGATGAGGVIPPNANIIFEIQISDKQ; encoded by the coding sequence ATGAAAAAAAGTATTTTATTATTACTAATAGCTGTAAGCTCATTTTATTCTTGTAAGGACGATCACAGTAATCTGCCAGATGGTTTATATGCCGATATCGAGACAAACAAAGGTCACATCATCGTAGAACTTGACTACAAAAAAGCTCCTATAACAGTAGCTAACTTTGTGACTTTGGCTGAAGGCAAAAACGAGTTTGTAACGCACGAAAACCTTAAAAAGAAGCCATTCTTTGACGGTTTAAAATTTCATAGAGTAATTGAAAGTTTTATGATTCAAACCGGAGATCCATTAGGAACTGGTTCGGGAGATACAGGATATAAATTTAAAGATGAATTCTCAGATTTAAAATTTGACAAAGCTGGAGTTTTAGCAATGGCCAATAACGGTCCTGGCACAAACAGCAGCCAATTTTTTATCACTCATGTCGAAACTCCTTGGTTAAATAATCTTCATACTATTTTTGGCCATGTTGTAAGCGCTAAAGATCAGGAAGTGGTAAACAAAGTAGTTCAAGGCGACAATATAGTTTCTGTTACTATTATTAGAAATGGTGAAGCGGCTAAAAAATTTGATGCCGTAAAAGTATTCCACGATTATTTTGCCGACATCGCAAAAGAGCAAAGCAAATATGCAGGAGTTCAAAAAGAAAAAGTAGATTCGTATGCTGCCTTAAAAGCAAAAGCAACAAAAACTGCAAGCGGTTTAGAATATGCAATTACAGAAAAAGGAAATGGCAAAAAACCTGCAGCCGGAAGCCAAATTTATATTAGCTACGCAGGTTTCCTTGAAAACGGAACTTTATTTGATACTAGCATTGCAGAAGTAGCAAAACAATTTGGAAAATATGATCCTGCAAGAGAAGCACAAGGCGGCTACCAGCCAATTCAATTTCAAGCTGGAAAAAAAGACGGTTTGATCCCTGGTTTTATTGAAGGAGTAGAACAATTGTCTTATGGAGACAAAGCAGTTCTTTTCATTCCATCTCACTTGGCTTATGGAGCAACTGGTGCTGGAGGCGTAATACCGCCAAACGCTAATATTATTTTCGAAATTCAGATTTCAGATAAACAATAG
- the gldI gene encoding gliding motility-associated peptidyl-prolyl isomerase GldI — MNYLKLSIYTLLFAVFLSGCKHHEEARRPISRASGTFMKKSADRNKKLVANEEDVIKKIIKSNPKVKYYATPKGYWFCYEEKNAAETTAPRKGDIAYFNMEVKDIKGNVIYSESDLGPQTYYVDKQDIMMGLRDGIKRMHKNETVTFLFPSHMAYGYHGDNKKIGPNESLIVTVTLRNFVPDPTAQTAKPASQSTQTVTPKPTVAKPAVQPKKDTLTQ; from the coding sequence ATGAATTACCTAAAACTTAGCATTTACACTTTGCTTTTTGCTGTTTTCTTAAGCGGCTGCAAGCATCATGAAGAAGCCAGAAGACCTATTTCTAGAGCTTCAGGAACATTCATGAAAAAATCGGCTGACCGAAATAAAAAGTTAGTGGCAAACGAAGAAGATGTTATTAAAAAAATCATCAAAAGCAATCCGAAAGTAAAATACTACGCCACTCCAAAAGGGTACTGGTTTTGCTACGAAGAAAAGAATGCAGCAGAAACCACAGCACCTAGAAAAGGCGATATTGCATACTTCAATATGGAAGTAAAAGATATTAAAGGAAATGTCATTTATTCTGAATCTGATCTTGGTCCGCAAACCTATTATGTAGACAAACAAGACATTATGATGGGTTTACGCGATGGAATTAAGAGAATGCATAAAAATGAAACGGTTACATTTTTATTTCCATCGCATATGGCATACGGATATCATGGAGACAACAAAAAAATTGGCCCAAACGAATCTTTAATCGTTACCGTTACACTTAGAAATTTTGTTCCAGACCCAACGGCGCAAACAGCAAAACCAGCTTCGCAGTCGACACAAACTGTAACACCGAAACCTACTGTGGCAAAACCTGCAGTACAACCTAAAAAAGACACATTAACTCAATAA
- the aqpZ gene encoding aquaporin Z: MKKLFAEFFGTYWLVFGGCGSAIFAAGIPDLGIGFAGVALAFGLTVLTMAYAVGHISGGHFNPAVSFGLWAGGRFSAKDLIPYIIAQCVGAAAAAGTLYTIASGKAGFAIDNTKAGAFASNGFGAFSPDGYSLQSAFIAEFVLTLFFLLVILGATDKFANGRFAGIAIGLALTLIHLISIPITNTSVNPARSLSQAIFVGGEPLSQVWLFWVAPILGALAAGFLYKTLLQNHEEA, translated from the coding sequence ATGAAAAAATTATTTGCAGAGTTTTTTGGGACTTATTGGCTTGTTTTTGGCGGATGCGGAAGCGCTATTTTTGCTGCTGGAATTCCAGATTTAGGGATCGGATTTGCGGGTGTTGCTTTAGCTTTTGGTTTAACGGTACTTACAATGGCATACGCTGTTGGCCATATTTCTGGCGGTCATTTTAATCCAGCGGTTTCTTTTGGTTTATGGGCTGGCGGAAGATTTTCTGCCAAAGATCTTATTCCGTACATCATTGCACAGTGTGTGGGAGCTGCTGCGGCAGCAGGAACTTTATACACGATAGCCTCAGGAAAAGCGGGTTTTGCAATAGACAATACAAAAGCCGGTGCCTTTGCATCTAATGGTTTTGGAGCTTTTTCTCCTGATGGTTATTCGTTACAGTCTGCCTTTATTGCAGAATTTGTGCTTACTTTATTCTTTTTACTAGTGATTCTAGGAGCAACTGATAAATTTGCAAACGGAAGATTTGCAGGAATTGCAATCGGTTTGGCTTTAACTTTAATACACTTGATCAGTATTCCAATTACGAATACTTCTGTAAATCCAGCGAGATCCTTATCCCAAGCTATTTTTGTCGGCGGGGAGCCATTATCTCAGGTTTGGCTATTTTGGGTTGCCCCTATTCTTGGTGCATTAGCTGCCGGGTTTCTTTATAAGACACTGCTTCAAAATCATGAAGAAGCATAA
- a CDS encoding DUF2805 domain-containing protein produces the protein MKKSSRKELTPEQTERLVSLALEERNPFEIIKKEFGLAEKEVLDIMKKKMPLEKFEMWKKKAIANKPKPKPVKIDDFDEDLDGKYYIKNKLD, from the coding sequence ATGAAAAAGAGTAGCCGCAAAGAATTGACTCCGGAACAGACTGAAAGACTTGTTTCGTTAGCTTTAGAAGAAAGAAATCCATTTGAAATTATAAAAAAAGAATTTGGATTGGCAGAAAAAGAAGTCCTGGACATCATGAAAAAGAAAATGCCTCTTGAAAAATTTGAGATGTGGAAAAAGAAGGCAATTGCAAATAAACCAAAACCAAAACCAGTAAAAATAGATGATTTTGATGAAGATTTGGATGGAAAATATTATATCAAAAACAAATTAGACTAA
- a CDS encoding sterol desaturase family protein, whose translation MNEIISYFSTIPSSHRSLILVGGITIFWLIENSFPLFKMQYKKWPHAGINFFFTFTTIVVNFILAFILIKTAAWTIDNNFGILQWLPKMPTWLYTIIGLLLLDLIGAYLAHLVEHKVKILWQFHLVHHTDTWIDTTTANRHHPGESVVRFIFTTLGVLIVGTPMWMVFLYQSLSVIASQFNHANISLPEKLDVFLSYFIVSPNMHKVHHHYVLPYTDSNYGNIFSVWDRIFGTFTYLPKDQLVYGVDTHMRAEENNQLKNLLKIPFQKSRSFKNS comes from the coding sequence ATGAACGAAATCATTTCTTACTTCAGTACGATTCCATCGTCGCACAGAAGCCTAATTCTAGTTGGCGGCATTACCATTTTTTGGCTTATCGAAAACAGTTTCCCTTTGTTTAAAATGCAATATAAAAAATGGCCTCACGCTGGGATAAACTTCTTTTTTACGTTCACGACTATTGTGGTCAATTTTATTCTTGCTTTTATTTTAATAAAAACTGCCGCTTGGACAATTGACAATAATTTTGGAATTCTGCAGTGGCTTCCTAAAATGCCAACTTGGCTCTATACCATAATTGGCTTGCTGCTTTTGGATTTGATTGGAGCTTACCTAGCCCATTTGGTAGAGCACAAAGTAAAAATTCTTTGGCAGTTTCATTTGGTGCATCATACCGACACTTGGATTGATACTACGACAGCAAACAGACATCACCCAGGAGAAAGCGTAGTCCGTTTTATTTTTACCACTTTAGGCGTTTTAATTGTTGGAACTCCAATGTGGATGGTTTTTCTATATCAGTCCTTATCGGTTATTGCTTCACAATTTAATCACGCCAATATTTCACTTCCAGAAAAGCTAGACGTTTTTTTAAGCTATTTTATTGTTTCTCCAAATATGCATAAAGTGCATCATCATTACGTGCTGCCTTATACAGATAGCAATTATGGAAATATCTTTTCTGTTTGGGATAGAATTTTTGGAACGTTCACCTATTTGCCCAAAGACCAGCTCGTATACGGTGTAGACACCCATATGCGTGCTGAAGAAAACAATCAATTGAAGAATCTCTTAAAAATTCCATTTCAAAAATCAAGATCCTTTAAAAACAGCTAA
- a CDS encoding voltage-gated chloride channel family protein, with product MTTQNTKQFLLSLPKWILICVLVGIFSGSASAFFLVSLEWVTQFRIQHDWIIWLLPFGGFLVGLSYYYWGESVAKGNNLLLEEYENPKKVIPFKMAPLVLLGTLLTHLFGGSAGREGTAVQMGGAISDQFAKFFNLDNSERRILIILGISAGFASVFGTPLAGAIFALEVLYFSKINFKSILLSFLVAYAAYFTVEFWEIKHTHYSIPTIPELSLNNIIFTLIVGILSGFAALLFSRSTHFWGSLFSKSIKYPPLRPVIGGVVLAIAIAGLGFTKFSGLGVPVIVDSFSNPSQWYDFLLKILFTGFTLGAGFKGGEVTPLFFVGATLGSALSTVIPMPIALLAGIGFVAVFSGATHTPIACTVMGMELFGIAPGIFIAIACTIAYFSSGSVGIYKSQIVKGAKYKLYQRLNSYF from the coding sequence ATGACTACTCAAAATACAAAACAATTCCTGCTTTCACTTCCTAAATGGATTCTTATCTGTGTTTTAGTCGGTATATTTTCAGGTTCTGCATCTGCTTTCTTTTTAGTTTCTTTAGAATGGGTTACACAATTTAGAATTCAGCATGACTGGATTATTTGGCTCTTGCCTTTCGGCGGATTTTTGGTCGGATTGAGTTACTACTATTGGGGAGAATCTGTTGCAAAGGGAAACAATCTTTTACTTGAAGAATACGAAAACCCTAAGAAAGTCATTCCCTTTAAAATGGCTCCTTTGGTTCTTTTAGGAACATTGCTTACACATTTATTTGGAGGATCTGCAGGACGAGAAGGAACGGCAGTTCAGATGGGGGGCGCAATTTCCGATCAATTTGCCAAATTCTTCAATCTTGACAATTCAGAACGCAGAATTTTAATCATTCTCGGAATCAGTGCCGGATTTGCTTCTGTTTTTGGAACGCCTCTCGCAGGAGCTATTTTTGCTTTGGAGGTTTTATACTTCAGTAAAATTAATTTTAAAAGCATTCTGCTTTCTTTTCTAGTGGCTTACGCTGCTTATTTTACTGTAGAATTCTGGGAAATAAAACATACCCACTACAGCATTCCAACTATTCCCGAACTTAGTTTAAACAATATTATTTTTACCCTAATTGTTGGCATTTTATCAGGATTTGCTGCCTTATTATTTTCCAGAAGCACTCATTTTTGGGGTTCTCTTTTTTCAAAAAGCATTAAATATCCACCGCTTCGTCCTGTAATTGGCGGAGTCGTTTTAGCCATTGCCATTGCAGGTTTAGGATTTACAAAATTCTCAGGATTAGGCGTTCCTGTTATTGTTGATTCCTTTTCAAATCCTAGCCAATGGTACGATTTTCTGCTAAAAATTTTATTTACAGGATTCACACTAGGAGCTGGTTTTAAAGGCGGCGAAGTAACTCCTTTATTTTTTGTCGGAGCAACTTTAGGAAGCGCTTTATCAACAGTAATTCCGATGCCCATTGCACTTTTAGCAGGAATCGGATTTGTGGCTGTTTTCTCTGGCGCGACCCACACTCCTATTGCCTGTACGGTTATGGGAATGGAATTATTCGGAATTGCTCCTGGAATCTTCATTGCAATCGCCTGCACAATTGCGTATTTCTCTTCTGGTTCTGTTGGAATCTACAAATCTCAGATTGTAAAAGGCGCGAAATATAAATTATACCAGAGGTTAAACTCCTATTTTTAA
- a CDS encoding DMT family transporter has protein sequence MTSQNNVLKGVFLVALGATTYGMLATFVKMAYSEGYTTAEVTTSQFIYGILGILLINLFQRIKNKNAAVKASPKNIFNLMLAGTSLGMTSLFYYLAVKYIPVSIGIVLLMQTVWMGVLLEMFLEKKLPSKQKVIAVFIVLFGTVLATNIINNDIELDWRGLVWGMLAAASFTTTMFTANRVATEISSAQRSLYMLLGGAIIVFSFAFATQATAFNLEIFLKWGIVLSLFGTIIPPLLMTAGFPLTGIGLGSIVSALELPVSVMMAYVLLNEKVIFSQWVGIVLIILAIIIMNVNFKLKK, from the coding sequence ATGACGTCGCAAAATAATGTATTAAAAGGTGTTTTTCTTGTTGCTTTGGGAGCAACCACTTACGGAATGTTGGCCACTTTTGTAAAAATGGCTTATTCTGAAGGATACACAACTGCAGAAGTCACAACCTCACAATTTATTTACGGAATTCTTGGTATTCTTCTAATTAATCTTTTTCAACGCATTAAAAACAAAAATGCAGCCGTAAAAGCATCTCCTAAAAACATTTTCAATTTAATGCTTGCCGGAACTTCATTAGGAATGACAAGCTTATTTTATTATTTGGCCGTAAAATATATTCCTGTTTCTATCGGAATCGTTTTATTAATGCAAACCGTTTGGATGGGAGTTTTACTGGAAATGTTTTTAGAGAAAAAACTGCCCTCAAAGCAAAAAGTAATTGCGGTTTTTATAGTGCTGTTTGGGACCGTTTTAGCAACAAATATTATCAATAATGATATCGAGTTAGACTGGAGAGGATTAGTTTGGGGAATGCTGGCTGCAGCGTCTTTTACTACAACTATGTTTACTGCAAATCGTGTAGCTACAGAAATCTCTTCGGCGCAAAGAAGTCTTTATATGCTTCTAGGTGGCGCTATAATTGTTTTTTCGTTTGCTTTTGCAACTCAGGCAACTGCTTTCAATCTAGAAATTTTCCTAAAATGGGGAATTGTTCTATCGCTGTTTGGCACTATTATCCCGCCTCTTTTAATGACAGCAGGTTTTCCTCTAACGGGAATCGGATTAGGAAGTATTGTTTCTGCTCTTGAACTGCCAGTTTCTGTCATGATGGCCTATGTTTTATTAAACGAAAAAGTAATCTTTTCGCAATGGGTCGGAATTGTATTGATCATTCTTGCCATAATTATTATGAATGTAAATTTCAAGTTAAAAAAATAA
- a CDS encoding GlsB/YeaQ/YmgE family stress response membrane protein yields MEFLYFLLIGAISGWLAGQIWKGSGFGLLGNIIVGIVGGFIGGWIAGKLGIGGGGLLWQILIAVGGAWVLLFVISLIKK; encoded by the coding sequence ATGGAATTTTTATACTTCTTACTTATAGGTGCCATTTCAGGATGGCTTGCTGGTCAAATCTGGAAAGGTTCAGGTTTTGGTTTACTTGGCAATATCATTGTTGGAATTGTAGGCGGATTTATCGGAGGATGGATTGCCGGAAAACTTGGTATTGGAGGCGGAGGCCTTCTGTGGCAGATTCTGATTGCTGTAGGTGGCGCATGGGTTTTACTATTTGTAATAAGCCTCATCAAAAAATAA
- a CDS encoding DHH family phosphoesterase, with translation MKIQDIQAIQLLLAAPKKIAIIPHRGPDGDAMGSTLALYHFLLKNNHQPTVISPNDFPDFLAWLPGSETVKIYEKDTQNCIKILEEAELIFTLDFNAFHRTGEMEHTLAKLTAPFIMIDHHEKPHDYAAYTYSDTSYGSTCEMVYNFISFLNKKEDLDKNIATCIYTGILTDSGSFRFPGTTGNTHRIIAELIDLGVENTQIPVLLYDNSSFSRLQLLGRALQNMKVFQEHKTSYMTLTQEELDSFNYVKGDTEGIVNYGLSIRGIVFTAIFIENKEEKIIKISFRSQGGFDVNQFARDHFNGGGHINAAGGRSEASMEETVNKFEDLVKKLKL, from the coding sequence ATGAAAATACAAGATATTCAAGCAATTCAGTTATTGCTTGCTGCGCCAAAGAAAATCGCAATAATTCCGCACAGAGGACCAGATGGTGATGCCATGGGTTCTACTTTAGCTTTGTACCATTTTTTACTCAAAAATAATCATCAGCCAACCGTTATTTCTCCAAATGATTTTCCTGATTTCTTAGCTTGGCTTCCAGGTTCAGAAACTGTAAAAATCTATGAAAAAGACACTCAAAACTGTATTAAAATATTAGAAGAAGCCGAGCTTATTTTTACGCTTGATTTTAATGCTTTTCACCGCACTGGCGAAATGGAGCATACTCTCGCAAAACTTACTGCTCCGTTTATCATGATCGATCATCACGAGAAACCTCATGATTACGCGGCTTACACATACTCAGACACCTCGTACGGATCTACTTGCGAGATGGTTTATAATTTTATCAGCTTCTTGAATAAAAAAGAAGATCTTGACAAAAACATCGCCACTTGCATCTATACAGGAATTTTAACCGATTCTGGTTCTTTCCGTTTTCCGGGAACAACTGGAAATACGCATAGAATTATTGCCGAACTGATCGATTTAGGAGTCGAAAACACCCAAATTCCAGTCTTGCTATACGATAATAGTTCTTTTAGCCGTTTGCAGTTATTAGGCCGTGCGCTTCAAAACATGAAAGTTTTTCAAGAACATAAAACGTCTTACATGACGCTCACACAGGAAGAACTTGATTCGTTTAACTATGTAAAAGGCGATACTGAAGGAATCGTAAATTACGGATTAAGCATACGCGGAATTGTTTTTACAGCTATATTTATTGAAAACAAAGAAGAAAAAATCATTAAAATTTCTTTCCGTTCTCAAGGAGGATTTGATGTAAACCAGTTTGCAAGAGATCATTTTAATGGTGGAGGGCATATCAATGCTGCCGGCGGAAGGTCTGAAGCTTCTATGGAAGAAACAGTAAATAAATTTGAAGATTTAGTCAAAAAACTAAAATTATAG